The Streptomyces sp. NBC_01244 genome contains a region encoding:
- a CDS encoding FKBP-type peptidyl-prolyl cis-trans isomerase translates to MRRLAGLLVVPLLLLSTAACGDSGSDSAEMKNGAPAITKGAKFGETPTLSKGSGNPPKELKVVTISEGDGPALKKGDIAQVNYLGQVWDGKEPFDQSFGKGKPFDVTIGAGQVIKGWDQGLEGKKVGSRLELVIPPDLGYGEQGSGEKIKANATLVFVVDIVKGTSVPVSAKGKEVPQTDAALPKVGTNTDGKEVSVAVPKDGTPPAKLVSNYVLESDGAVVKDTDSVVVKFNGKTWKDDKTFESTYGTDTTVTWPLAELQVKGLKDGIVGKKAGSRILLVIPADQGFGDKEQGTIPANSTLVFSLDILAVV, encoded by the coding sequence GTGCGCCGACTTGCCGGCCTGCTTGTCGTACCCCTTCTGCTGCTGTCGACAGCGGCCTGTGGCGACAGCGGCTCCGACTCCGCCGAGATGAAGAACGGGGCGCCCGCGATCACGAAGGGCGCCAAGTTCGGGGAGACCCCCACCCTGTCGAAGGGGTCGGGCAACCCGCCGAAGGAACTGAAGGTGGTGACCATCAGCGAGGGTGACGGCCCGGCGCTGAAGAAGGGCGACATCGCCCAGGTCAACTACCTCGGCCAGGTCTGGGACGGCAAGGAGCCGTTCGACCAGAGCTTCGGCAAGGGCAAGCCGTTCGACGTGACCATCGGTGCGGGCCAGGTCATCAAGGGCTGGGACCAGGGCCTGGAGGGCAAGAAGGTCGGCAGCCGGCTGGAGCTCGTGATTCCGCCGGACCTCGGTTACGGCGAGCAGGGCTCGGGCGAGAAGATCAAGGCGAACGCCACGCTGGTCTTCGTCGTGGACATCGTCAAGGGCACCTCCGTCCCGGTTTCGGCCAAGGGCAAGGAGGTCCCGCAGACGGACGCCGCCCTGCCGAAGGTCGGTACGAACACGGACGGCAAGGAAGTCTCCGTGGCCGTTCCGAAGGACGGCACGCCGCCGGCGAAGCTCGTGTCGAACTACGTCCTGGAGAGCGACGGCGCGGTCGTGAAGGACACCGACAGCGTCGTCGTCAAGTTCAACGGCAAGACGTGGAAGGACGACAAGACGTTCGAGAGCACCTACGGCACCGACACGACGGTGACGTGGCCGCTCGCGGAGCTTCAGGTCAAGGGTCTGAAGGACGGCATCGTCGGCAAGAAGGCCGGCAGCCGCATCCTGCTGGTCATCCCGGCGGACCAGGGTTTCGGTGACAAGGAGCAGGGCACCATCCCGGCCAACTCGACGCTGGTCTTCAGCCTCGACATCCTCGCCGTGGTGTAA